From the Gaiellales bacterium genome, the window GGCCGACGCCAGGGCAGCGAGCATCGTCCACGCCTCCCACGGGCCCCGTTCCGGCCGGTCGTCAGCGCGGTACAGCAGGTGATCGCCGAGCCAGACCGAGTCGAAGCCGGCGTCCTCGGCCGTGCGCGCGATGGCGACATATTCGGGCCAGCGAACGTCTCGCTCGACCTCCGGCAGCTGGATCCCGACGCGCACCGCGGCACTCTAGAGGACGCCCGGTGGGCGGAGCGGCACGAGCCCACCGAGCATGAGATAGTCATTGCATGATCGACCTGCCCGCGCTCGCCGAACGGATCCACGGGATCCTCGTCCGAGCGGACATCGGGTTCACTCCCTCCCCGGACGGCCTCGAGTTCTTCGTGCCGATTCGGGACGGCACCGCCGCCGTCATGGTTCGCCCGGGTGAGTTCGGCGACGAGCCGCTGGTGATCTTCCAGTCGCCGGTGCTGCAGGGCGTGCCGTTCGACGAGGCGGGGGCGCGGGCGCTGGCGGCCGTCAACCTGCGCAATTGCGCCCTCGTGATCGGCCGGCTGGCCTACTTCGAGGCGGACGGCGTGATCGCGCTCGAGTACGCGATCCTCGCCCGCAGCCTCCAGGCCCAGGAGTTCATCCGCGCGCTGCAGATCGTGGCTGCGTACGCGGACACGCTGGACGACGACCTGCTGCTGGAGCTCGGTGTGGGCGCGCGCGCCCGGGACGTCTGGGGCGCTCCCCAGCCGGGCGACGCCGGCGCGGCCTAGAGACGGCTCGCACGCAGTCCGGCCTGGCCGGCGGCCGGGTCCGAGCTGATCAGCTCCCTGCGGCCGGGACGCCGCCTGCTCGTCGTCGCGCCGGCACGCATCACGAGCCGTCGCACCCGCTCCGCCGCGAGCGCTGCAGAGTCGACGACTACGATGGACTCTCCCGCCGCGCGCTTGACCTGCACGGCCACCGCGCTCGCATGCGGGCATCCCAGCGCGATCGCATCAACGCCCGCCGCGGCGAGCCGGGCGATCTCGTCGCCGAGCGTGACGGCGGCACCGCCCTGCTCGACCGCCGAGCGAAGGCCCGGAACCGCGGACCAGGTGACCATCGAGCCTCCTCGCTCTCGCTTGAGCGCCCGGGCCAGCTGCGCGCCGCGGAGGCAGCCCTCGCCGGTCATCAGCGCCACCCGGCCGGACCGCGAGCGAGCGGCGGCCTGCGGGACGATGCCGTCGAGCGTCACCACGGGCAGGGGCGCAACGCGCTCGCGGAGCACACCGGCCGCGTCAGCCGCCGCCTGCGGGCTGGCCAGCACGAGCAGCTTCGGAGCCCGGTCCGAGATCAGGCCGGCGGCGAGGCGGGTGACGCGGTCGACGACGGCCGCCGGCTTGCGCCGCGCGTAGGGCGCGTAGGCATGGTCCGCGAGAAGCACCACGTCCTCCTTGGGGAGCACGCGGGCGATCGCCTCACACACGGCGAGGCCACCGAAGCCCGAGGCGAGCACCGCAATCGGGGCGTCAGCGTCCACGGACGCCGGCTACGCCCGCGGCCGCGACTTCTCGGGGTCGTAGAGCGGGTACTGGTCGACGACCGCGGGCACCAGCCGGCCGTCCGGCAGCGTGACCTGCACCTGCGTTCCGGGGGCGGTCAGGCCGGTCTCGATCGATGCCAGCGCGATCAGCCTGTCAAGCGTGGGCGACCGCCCGGCGCTGGGCGACGTCAGCTTCCCCACCTGCCGGCCGTTCTCGAGCACCGGGGTGTTGTAGTCGGGCGCATCGTCGCCCCCGATGACGAGCGTGACCATGCGGTGCGTGATCCCGGCGTCCAGCTCCGCCTGGAGCGCTGCCTTGCCGTGGAAGTCGCCGCCCTCGAGCTTGACCATGCGGTCGAGGTTCATGTGAAACGGCGACGTGACGCCCGGGAAGTAGTCGTAGCCGAGGAAGATCAGGCCGGCCTCGATCCGCAGGCTCTCGACCGCGGCAAGGCCGTAGGGCCGGATGCCCATCGAGGCGCCCTGGTCGAGCAGCCCCTGCCAGACGCGCTCGGCGTCGGCAGGCGAGCAGTAGATCTCGTATCCGAGCTCGCCCGAGTAGCCGGTGCGCGCGACCTGGCACTGCACGCCGCACACCGACACCGGCTGCGGGAAGAACCGGAAGTAGCGCAGGCCCTCGATGTCGGCGTCGGACACGGCCGACAGCAGCTCGCGCGACCGCGGCCCCTGCAGCTGCAGATGCGGCATCTCGAGCGTGTGGTCGGTGATCTCGACGCCGAAGTCCTTCGTGATCCGCCGGAAGTGGTCGCCGTCGGTGTCGAGCGCGGTGACCACCAACACCCGGTCGTCGTCCTCGCCGCGGAACACGACGCCGTCACCGAGCATCCTGCCGTTGGCATCCACGAACGGCGCGTAGCGCGCCTGCCCGACCTGGAGCCCGGCCATGTCCGCCGTGAAGCAGTAGTCGACCGCCTCGATCGCGCGGGCCCCGGTGAAGAACCACTTGCGCAGCGGCGATTCGTCCCAGATCCCGACGGCCTCACGCACGGTGTGGTGCTCGGCGACCGGGTCGCCGAAATCGGAGATCCAATCCCAGCCCTCCCATTCGGCGAAGGTGCCCCCCATGCGGCGCTGGATGGCGTCGAACGCCGTGCGCAGCAGACCGTCCGGGAAGACGCCGGACGGAGCCGGCAGCTCCACCTGCAGACCGGCGGCCGCTGCGGAGTCAAAAGGGGCGGACTCGCCCTCCTGCACCGGCATCGGCACCTCGACCGGCATGATCGTGGTCGGCGTTGCCCGTCGGGTCAACTCCTGGTGGCCGGGCGGCAGCACCTGCGTGACGCCGAGCAGCGCCCGCGCCGCGGCCGGGTTGGGCAGCGTCCGGTAGCTCTCGACAGGCACCTTGTCCTCGCGGTCGAGGTTGCGCCGCAGGCGGCGCAGCCGCGCCTGGTAGCCCGCGTCCAGCCCGGGCGTCGAGAAGATCGCCTGCTCGACGTAGCTCTCGACGATCTTGTTGCCGACCAGGGATACGTCCGCATCGCGAGCCACGCCGGTGCGCGGCGAGTACGTGACGACCGTCTTGACGTGCGCCAGGTAGGCGTTCCACGTGGAGAGGACGACCTCTCCCCGGCAGCGTGCGCCCGTCTCCGGGACGGCGAGCAGGTTGACCTTGCGGTCGTTGATCGCCTCGAGCAGCGCCTCCGTGGTGGGGTTGAGGATCGTGACCCACTTGTGGAGAGGCCAGATGTCGAGCTGGTTGAAGTCGCCGGCCTCGCAGCCGACCCCGAACAGGTAGGTGTCGCAGTAGCGGAAGAAGTTCCCGGTGCCGAGGGTCTTCCGCATGTGGTCGTAGAAGAGCGTGATCGTGGCGCAGATCAGGTTTGAGCAGCCGACTGGATCCATCGGCTGGGCGACGACGACCCCGAGCCGGTCGCCCGGCTGGTAGCCGCCGGGCCACAGGTCGGGAAGCGGGTGCGCCTTGCCGTCCCGCTCGACCGAGAAGTCGCTGCTGTCGAGGGCGTAGGAAGAGTGCATGCGACGATCCTAACCGCCCGGTCAAGCGGTTGCGGGCGTGTCCGGCCGGCGGTCGCCGCGCCGCCCGCCGTCGCACGCCGCCGGAGAACGTGTCAGCCGAGGCCGCCGGTACAGTGCCCCGGCAGTGACGGATCCTCGCGAACCGCCCGCTGCCGGCGCGCCTCCGAAGAGCTCCGACGTCGTCGTCGAGGGCGTCGAGGATCCGCGCTTCCCGCTGCTCGCCGCAGAGTGGCCCGAGTACGGGCTGCGCATCGACCCGTCGAGCGGTCGCACGCCGCCTTCGGCGCCGCCGGAACAGCCGCCGCCGGCCGTCGTCCAGGCGCCGGCCCGCGCGCCCGACGCCTCCGCCCGCCGCCGGGCCGCGCGCGCTGTCACGTTCGGCGCGATCCTGCCCATGCTCGTGGTTGCGGCGATCGGCGGCACGCTGCTCTACCGCTCGACCACCGGGGGCGCGAGCTCGCCTCATCGGATGCGCCATACCAGTGCCCCACCGCCAGCCTTCACCGTGTCGACCACGGTGACGGCGCACGCAGCCGCGCCGTCCGGCATTGCCGTCGCGGGAGCCGGCAACGGCGGGCTCTGGTATCAGGCGGCCGGCGGCGCGCTGACGCGGCTGGCGTCCACGGACGGCCACGTGAGCTACCGCTTCTCGACGGGAAGCCCCGCCCTGGGGCTGGCCGTCTCGGGCGACAGCCTGCTGACGGTCACCAACACCCCGGCCGGCGGCGCTCTGGTCGCCCACGCCCGCGGCTCGGGCGCCGTGACGAGCCGGGCTCCGCTCCCCGGCACGCCGGTGTGCGGATTCGCCGCCGCTGCGGGCTGCGATCCCGCTGTGGCCAACGGAGCTGCCTGGGTGGCCCTCGACGAGGGCGTCGCGCGGGTCGAAGCGGGCCGGGCGACGCTGATCCCCGTTCCGGGAGTCCGCGCGGTCACGTCGGGTGGCAGGCGGATCTGGGCGATCACGGCAACCGAGCTCTACCGCCTCGATCCCTCCGGCGGCCGCGTACTCGGACGAAGCTCGCTGCGCGGCCTGGCCCCGGTGGCCATGGCGGCCGGCGCGGGGGCCGTCTGGGTGGCCGGCACCCGGGACGGGCGGTCGGTCGTCCTGCGCTTCGACGGCCCCGCAGGCCGAAAGCCGCTCACCATCTCCATGCCGTCCGCCGTGCGAGCGATCGTGGCGACCGAGCACGCGGTGTGGGCGGCGCTCGAGGGCGGAGGCGTTCGCGAGCTCGACCCGTCGCGGAACCGCCTGGCCGGGACCGCCGTCGGGCTGCCCGACGCCGATGCTCTCCTAGTCGCCCGGCCGGGTCAGCTGTGGGCCGTGCGCCTGCGCGACGGCCGTGCCGCGTTCACGCGGATCGACCTGACGCCCACGCGGTAGCGCGACACCCTTTCCGGCGGGCGCGTGCTCGCGTAGACTCTCCGCCCCCAGCCCCGACGAAGGAGCACGCGTGGCCACAGCAGAGAAGCCGTTCATCCGCCAGGACGGCAAGGACAAGGTGACCGGCCTTGGCCGGTACACCGCCGACCTGACCATGACCGGCATGCTGCACGCGAAGTTCCGCTACGCCGACCACCCACACGCGCGGATCCTGCGCATCGACACCTCGAAGGCGAAGGCGCTCTCCGGCGTGTTCGCCGTCGTCACGCACGAGGACGTCCCCGATGTCCGCTACGGCGCATTCGTTCAGGACCGCAGGCTGTTCGCGAAGTCGACCGTGCGCTACGAGGGCGAGCTGGTGGCCGCGGTGGCGGCGATGACGCCGGAGATCGCGCAGCGGGCCGTCGAGCTGATCGAGGTCGACTACGAGCCGCTGCCCGTGATCAGGGATGTGGAGGCGGCGCTCGAGCCCGGATCCCCTCTGGTGCACGAGCAGTGGGCGGACTACGGCGCGTCCGAGGACGTCGTCCGCGAAGGCAACGATTGCTCGCGTTCCACGATCGTCAAGGGGGACGCGGACAAGGGGATGGCCGAAGCGGACATCGTCGTCAAGGAGCGGTACGTCGCGGACATGTCGCACGCCGTGCCGATCGAGCCGCACGCGATCGTCGCGCAGTGGCAGGGCGACAAGGTCACCATCTGGTCGTCGACGCAGGTTCCCTACATGGCGCGGATCGGCGTGGCGACGACGCTCGAGATCCCCGAGGCGCACGTCCGGATCGTCGTGCCGCACCTCGGCGGCGGCTTCGGCGGCAAGTGCGAGTTCCACTACGAGGCCCAGGTGGCCGCGCTCGCGCGCGCAGCGCGCCGGCCGGTGCGCCTGATCTTCTCGCGCCGGGAGGAGTTCGTGGCCCCCGACCACCGGCGCGAAGGCCAGGTGCTGGAGCTGGAGACGGGCGTCCGGAAGGACGGCACCATCGTCTCGCGGCGAGGCCGCGTGATCCTCGACAACGGCGCGTACGGCGCCGACGCGCCCTTCTTCCCGCAGCTCGCCGCGATGATGGCCGTCGGCCCCTACAGGGTCGAGAACGTGTTCATCGACGCGAGCCTCGCGTACACCAACACCACGCCGTCGGGATCCGTGCGGGCCCCCACCGCGCCGCAGGCCTGCTGGGCGGTCGAGCAGCACATGGACGCCGTGGCCGAGCGGCTGGGGATGGATCCGGTGGAGTTCCGGCGGATGAACATCGTCCGCAACGGGGACGAGGGCCCCACCCGCCAGGTGTTCGAGGACATCGGCGCAGCCGACACGCTCGAGCGCGCGGTCGAGCTGATCGGCTACGGCAGGGAGTTGCCGGAGGACGAGGCGATCGGCGTCGCCGTCGGCTGGTGGCCGTCCTTCGGGCTGGCCTCCGGCGCGCATCTCAAGATCAACGGCGACGGCTCGGGCACGATCATCACGGGCGCCCAGGAGTGCGGCACGGGCGCGGTGATGGCGCTGCCGCTGCTGGCGGCCGAGATCCTCGGAATGCAGCCCGAAGACTTCTCCATCCTCTACCAG encodes:
- a CDS encoding aminomethyltransferase family protein, with product MHSSYALDSSDFSVERDGKAHPLPDLWPGGYQPGDRLGVVVAQPMDPVGCSNLICATITLFYDHMRKTLGTGNFFRYCDTYLFGVGCEAGDFNQLDIWPLHKWVTILNPTTEALLEAINDRKVNLLAVPETGARCRGEVVLSTWNAYLAHVKTVVTYSPRTGVARDADVSLVGNKIVESYVEQAIFSTPGLDAGYQARLRRLRRNLDREDKVPVESYRTLPNPAAARALLGVTQVLPPGHQELTRRATPTTIMPVEVPMPVQEGESAPFDSAAAAGLQVELPAPSGVFPDGLLRTAFDAIQRRMGGTFAEWEGWDWISDFGDPVAEHHTVREAVGIWDESPLRKWFFTGARAIEAVDYCFTADMAGLQVGQARYAPFVDANGRMLGDGVVFRGEDDDRVLVVTALDTDGDHFRRITKDFGVEITDHTLEMPHLQLQGPRSRELLSAVSDADIEGLRYFRFFPQPVSVCGVQCQVARTGYSGELGYEIYCSPADAERVWQGLLDQGASMGIRPYGLAAVESLRIEAGLIFLGYDYFPGVTSPFHMNLDRMVKLEGGDFHGKAALQAELDAGITHRMVTLVIGGDDAPDYNTPVLENGRQVGKLTSPSAGRSPTLDRLIALASIETGLTAPGTQVQVTLPDGRLVPAVVDQYPLYDPEKSRPRA
- a CDS encoding YbjN domain-containing protein, yielding MIDLPALAERIHGILVRADIGFTPSPDGLEFFVPIRDGTAAVMVRPGEFGDEPLVIFQSPVLQGVPFDEAGARALAAVNLRNCALVIGRLAYFEADGVIALEYAILARSLQAQEFIRALQIVAAYADTLDDDLLLELGVGARARDVWGAPQPGDAGAA
- a CDS encoding xanthine dehydrogenase family protein molybdopterin-binding subunit translates to MATAEKPFIRQDGKDKVTGLGRYTADLTMTGMLHAKFRYADHPHARILRIDTSKAKALSGVFAVVTHEDVPDVRYGAFVQDRRLFAKSTVRYEGELVAAVAAMTPEIAQRAVELIEVDYEPLPVIRDVEAALEPGSPLVHEQWADYGASEDVVREGNDCSRSTIVKGDADKGMAEADIVVKERYVADMSHAVPIEPHAIVAQWQGDKVTIWSSTQVPYMARIGVATTLEIPEAHVRIVVPHLGGGFGGKCEFHYEAQVAALARAARRPVRLIFSRREEFVAPDHRREGQVLELETGVRKDGTIVSRRGRVILDNGAYGADAPFFPQLAAMMAVGPYRVENVFIDASLAYTNTTPSGSVRAPTAPQACWAVEQHMDAVAERLGMDPVEFRRMNIVRNGDEGPTRQVFEDIGAADTLERAVELIGYGRELPEDEAIGVAVGWWPSFGLASGAHLKINGDGSGTIITGAQECGTGAVMALPLLAAEILGMQPEDFSILYQDTDAAPFDSGASGSQTTFNNGRAVQRAALDVREQLLDLAAEHLEANRDDLELKDGAVSVKGSPTTSVSIPELAETAQGGTLLLGRGADDVPAMPECDASGCTGRLGMESFLAPTFITHAVRCKVDRETGVVRVLEVAAVHESGRVLNPIGANGQVEGGVVMGIGMALLEGSLVGDDGRQKNPHLLDYKLQTASDSPPIHIEWIDSPTKPGAGGPNGSKGIGEPPCVPTPGAVGNAIARVTGKRVHELPMTPTRVWEAAQR